One window of Dysgonomonas mossii genomic DNA carries:
- a CDS encoding tetratricopeptide repeat protein has product MSQNNLVRTLYIGFGVLFILLITSSCSNKKNTALTRFYHSVNTRYNIHYNADIAYKEALEAKERGREDNLSQLVYIFPKSTDSLGASSGNFTTTIDKTTKAIKLHSITAKPKRDPDRRNDAEYQAWIRQKEYTPFMDQVWLLLAKAEFQDGNYLQAVSTFLYITKIYSTNPEIVAECQLWIARAYIEMGWMYEAGDILHKIEIAGGVSEKHKGFYALVKANYLVYNNEYDAAIPQLEIAIKSEKNKHQKTRMKYLLGQLYAQLGDKAKADKAFASVKGMSTPYKYTFNAQLRQIELDDSPAKTKALSILSGMSKKSRNKEYLDQIYTTLGDIYLQKTDTLKAVESYKKGAKESTRNGYDKAMAQIKLGDLYFLKRKFVLAQPCYSEALPQLNKSHHDYPKVALRSSVLDELVVHVKVVEEQDSLQYIAQLPEEERLHIIKDKIEQLKKEEAKRQKEEDTQRRIEERQERISSWDDINEQLFDQSNKTPVAPPVITQQGAATFYFYNEQAVNQGKIAFQQQWGNRKLEDDWRRRNKRSTGIFDEVDAAQEPDSLNTEAHRIKELQAQNEELNKPKNAVDDEYSVDYYLQQLPLTPEAIKESNVLIEDALYKMGLIYKDKLQDMDLAIDAFNTNIHRFPNTPNLEEIYYQLFLIYMRLGDNNMMAIYRSKLMNEFVSGKYAGPVSQPDYEWNFRNMASLQDSLYNEAYKAYQHADVETVRRNYTAMNSKYPFTDLMPNFTLLNALTYAQERDAGNLEANLTDLVKKYPKSDITPLAGEILERLKSGKILLSDGSPVTGFDWSKAYQGADSLLASKGKILQYSDTLDVPYVLMLMFKPKTIDRNELLYQVADYNFTNYVIQTFDLSFDTDPPYEVLQIKGFNSFAAIKSYLSKAYSKEGLIQHLDTAILVVPISTDNYINVLPRLGLEQYMAYFREHYAEQFPQLIASWSGDKYMESTQPVEIAEAVEVKEESKVKELEELVKEPVIIPQRPVVPEKPVQKQPETKVNGKQITGDDLLSKDQLQKAGEINNVIDDISNVVSNPVDGIKSLFDRYKNREKLTKEEKQALKEEDKLRKEHEKQQKAIEKIRLDSINKVEKARTDSIASVEKALEDSIKSANKQAEEQKRMEEKQKEDAAKAAVKAREDARKQKEADRKQKEREQKERLRQREKERKEKEKVKEQERKQKEREAEERRKQRLKEKR; this is encoded by the coding sequence GTGTCACAAAATAATCTAGTACGTACACTATACATAGGATTTGGTGTATTGTTTATCCTCCTTATCACATCGTCATGTTCTAATAAGAAGAACACCGCCTTGACACGTTTTTACCATTCGGTGAATACACGCTATAATATACATTACAATGCTGATATAGCTTACAAAGAAGCGCTCGAAGCAAAAGAGAGGGGGAGGGAAGACAATCTTTCGCAATTGGTCTATATTTTCCCGAAAAGTACGGACTCGCTTGGTGCATCATCGGGGAATTTTACAACCACTATAGACAAAACAACCAAAGCGATCAAGCTGCATTCGATAACTGCAAAACCCAAACGTGATCCCGATAGGCGAAACGATGCCGAATATCAGGCGTGGATTCGTCAAAAAGAATATACTCCGTTTATGGATCAGGTATGGTTGTTGCTGGCGAAAGCTGAATTTCAGGATGGAAACTATTTACAAGCTGTCAGTACGTTTCTGTATATAACAAAGATATACAGTACCAATCCCGAGATTGTTGCTGAGTGTCAGTTGTGGATAGCCCGTGCATATATCGAAATGGGATGGATGTATGAAGCCGGAGATATCTTACATAAGATAGAGATAGCAGGAGGAGTTTCCGAAAAACATAAAGGTTTTTATGCATTGGTGAAAGCCAACTATCTGGTTTATAATAATGAGTATGATGCTGCCATACCTCAATTGGAGATAGCCATAAAGAGCGAAAAGAATAAGCATCAAAAGACCCGCATGAAATATCTTTTGGGGCAGCTTTATGCTCAGCTGGGAGACAAAGCCAAAGCAGATAAGGCTTTTGCGTCTGTTAAGGGTATGAGTACACCTTATAAGTATACATTCAATGCACAACTCAGACAAATAGAGCTGGACGACTCTCCGGCAAAGACAAAGGCATTATCCATACTGTCGGGCATGTCTAAGAAATCACGTAACAAAGAATATCTCGATCAGATATATACTACTTTGGGAGACATATATCTTCAGAAAACAGATACCTTGAAGGCTGTTGAAAGCTATAAAAAAGGAGCGAAAGAGAGTACCCGTAATGGATACGACAAAGCAATGGCTCAGATAAAACTCGGAGACCTATATTTTCTTAAGCGCAAATTTGTCTTGGCTCAACCTTGTTACTCAGAAGCTTTGCCTCAATTGAATAAATCTCATCACGATTATCCAAAAGTAGCTTTAAGGTCGAGTGTACTAGATGAACTGGTTGTACATGTTAAAGTAGTAGAAGAACAAGATAGTTTGCAATATATAGCTCAACTTCCTGAAGAGGAACGTCTTCACATTATTAAAGATAAGATAGAGCAGCTGAAAAAAGAAGAAGCAAAGAGACAAAAAGAAGAGGATACCCAAAGGCGGATCGAAGAACGGCAGGAGCGCATATCGTCTTGGGATGATATAAATGAACAACTGTTTGACCAATCTAACAAGACTCCGGTAGCCCCTCCTGTTATTACACAGCAAGGTGCAGCTACATTCTATTTCTATAACGAACAAGCAGTAAATCAGGGTAAGATAGCATTTCAACAACAATGGGGAAATCGTAAGCTGGAAGATGATTGGCGCAGACGTAATAAGCGATCTACAGGAATCTTTGATGAGGTAGATGCCGCGCAAGAACCCGATTCTCTGAATACAGAAGCGCATCGGATAAAGGAGCTTCAAGCTCAGAATGAAGAACTCAACAAACCAAAGAATGCCGTTGATGATGAATATTCCGTTGATTATTATTTGCAACAATTACCTCTGACTCCCGAAGCTATTAAAGAATCGAATGTCCTTATCGAGGATGCCTTGTATAAGATGGGGCTGATATATAAAGATAAGTTGCAAGATATGGATTTGGCTATCGATGCCTTTAATACAAATATACACCGTTTCCCTAATACGCCTAACCTGGAAGAAATTTACTATCAACTGTTCCTTATTTATATGCGTTTAGGAGATAATAATATGATGGCTATATACCGATCTAAACTGATGAATGAGTTTGTATCGGGTAAGTACGCCGGGCCTGTTTCTCAACCCGACTATGAATGGAATTTCCGAAACATGGCTAGCTTGCAGGATTCTCTCTACAACGAAGCTTATAAAGCATATCAACACGCAGATGTGGAAACTGTAAGACGCAATTATACAGCAATGAATAGCAAGTATCCGTTTACTGACCTGATGCCTAATTTTACTTTACTGAATGCATTGACTTATGCTCAAGAACGTGATGCGGGCAACCTGGAAGCGAACTTGACGGATTTAGTGAAGAAGTATCCGAAGTCTGATATTACTCCTTTGGCAGGCGAAATACTCGAACGTCTGAAAAGCGGGAAAATATTACTCTCGGATGGTTCTCCCGTCACCGGATTCGACTGGAGTAAGGCGTATCAGGGTGCTGATTCTTTGCTTGCTTCTAAGGGTAAAATATTGCAATACTCCGACACGTTGGATGTGCCTTATGTGTTGATGCTGATGTTTAAACCAAAGACGATAGACCGAAACGAATTACTGTATCAGGTGGCCGACTATAACTTTACCAATTATGTTATTCAGACATTCGACCTGAGCTTCGATACAGATCCGCCGTATGAGGTATTGCAGATAAAAGGATTTAATTCTTTTGCTGCAATAAAATCATATCTCTCAAAAGCATATAGCAAAGAAGGGCTCATACAGCATCTCGACACGGCAATTCTTGTAGTGCCGATATCAACAGATAATTATATCAATGTGCTTCCTCGTCTTGGCTTAGAGCAATATATGGCATACTTTAGAGAGCATTATGCAGAACAATTCCCTCAGTTGATAGCTTCATGGAGTGGTGATAAGTATATGGAATCTACCCAGCCTGTAGAAATAGCAGAAGCTGTTGAGGTTAAAGAGGAGAGTAAAGTTAAAGAGCTTGAAGAACTGGTAAAAGAACCTGTAATTATACCACAAAGACCTGTCGTGCCTGAAAAGCCTGTACAAAAACAACCTGAAACGAAAGTAAATGGTAAACAGATAACAGGGGATGACTTGTTGTCGAAAGATCAATTACAAAAAGCCGGAGAAATAAATAACGTTATAGATGATATATCTAATGTTGTCAGCAATCCTGTTGATGGTATTAAGAGTTTATTTGACCGATACAAGAATAGGGAAAAACTGACAAAAGAAGAAAAGCAAGCGCTCAAGGAAGAAGATAAGTTGCGTAAAGAACACGAAAAACAACAAAAAGCAATAGAAAAAATCCGCTTAGATTCTATCAACAAAGTAGAGAAAGCCCGAACAGACTCGATAGCGAGTGTAGAAAAAGCACTCGAAGATTCCATTAAGTCTGCGAATAAGCAAGCTGAGGAACAAAAACGAATGGAAGAGAAGCAAAAAGAAGATGCAGCCAAAGCTGCCGTGAAGGCTCGTGAAGATGCCCGTAAACAGAAAGAGGCAGACCGTAAGCAAAAGGAACGTGAACAGAAAGAACGCTTGCGTCAGCGCGAAAAAGAACGGAAGGAAAAAGAGAAGGTTAAAGAACAGGAACGCAAACAAAAAGAGCGCGAAGCGGAAGAAAGAAGAAAGCAGCGTTTGAAAGAAAAAAGATGA
- a CDS encoding DUF349 domain-containing protein, whose amino-acid sequence MNENLNPELPENNLPEEVTNQSVEEEAKEQSETSTETSVAKQVSLTKDEIIEKLKNLTAQTEIPSRAEVESLKQAFYKLRSAAIEEQKAEFIEAGNDAEAFVPAPDPSEDVLKTFLSELKEKRASQAAAEENLKEENYNKKLQIIESIKNLTESSDDFNKLYKEFKDLQQGWNDVTSVPQSKEKELWKSYQIYTEKFYDLIKINNEFRDYDFKKNLELKNAICESVEKLIDDTDSVSAFHQLQNFHQQWREIGPVARELREEIWTRFKNASTAINKKYQTHFESLKGREEENLVEKTAICEALKNIDYSTLTSFKEWDEKSKEVIELQAKWKTIGFVPKKVNNQIFEEFRSLCDAFFEKKSEFFKGVRGEMDENLDKKRALTEQAKALKDSTDWKSTTDKLIAIQKEWKTIGPVPRKYSDAIWKEFVTACDYFFEQKKKNESSQKSEELDNLAAKKEIIEKIKNVDQSLDSSELIAKVRELADEWHKIGFVPFKEKDKIYKEFHQAVDAHYDRLKVDKTERRFESFKSNIKDISKQDNPKRALYRERDHLMHQYNKVKSDLQTYENNMNFLSISSKGASGLLKDVNNKIEKLKEEMELLVKKIEALDENLNELEK is encoded by the coding sequence ATGAACGAGAACCTAAATCCTGAATTGCCAGAAAATAATCTACCAGAGGAAGTTACAAACCAATCTGTTGAAGAGGAAGCGAAAGAGCAATCGGAAACATCTACAGAGACTTCGGTGGCAAAGCAAGTATCTTTGACCAAAGATGAGATAATTGAAAAATTAAAAAACTTGACCGCACAAACTGAAATTCCTTCGAGAGCTGAAGTAGAGTCGCTTAAGCAAGCTTTTTATAAGTTGCGTTCTGCTGCTATAGAAGAGCAAAAGGCCGAATTTATTGAAGCCGGAAACGATGCCGAAGCATTTGTTCCTGCACCTGATCCGAGTGAGGATGTGCTGAAAACTTTCTTGAGTGAATTAAAAGAAAAACGTGCAAGCCAGGCAGCAGCCGAAGAAAATCTTAAAGAAGAAAATTATAATAAAAAACTTCAGATAATAGAGTCAATTAAGAACTTGACCGAAAGTTCTGATGACTTCAATAAGCTGTATAAAGAGTTTAAAGACTTACAGCAGGGATGGAATGATGTAACCTCGGTTCCTCAGTCGAAAGAGAAAGAATTGTGGAAATCTTATCAAATATATACAGAGAAGTTTTATGATCTGATAAAGATCAACAATGAATTTCGTGATTATGATTTCAAGAAGAATCTTGAACTCAAAAATGCGATTTGCGAGTCGGTAGAAAAACTGATAGATGATACTGATTCGGTTTCAGCTTTTCATCAGTTACAGAATTTCCATCAGCAATGGCGCGAGATAGGTCCTGTTGCCAGAGAACTGAGAGAAGAAATTTGGACTCGATTTAAGAATGCTTCTACAGCTATAAATAAAAAATATCAGACTCATTTCGAGTCACTCAAAGGTAGGGAAGAAGAAAATCTGGTTGAAAAGACTGCAATTTGTGAAGCCTTGAAAAACATAGATTATTCTACTTTGACTTCTTTCAAAGAATGGGATGAAAAGAGCAAGGAAGTGATAGAGCTTCAAGCTAAGTGGAAGACAATCGGTTTTGTTCCTAAAAAAGTAAATAATCAGATATTTGAAGAGTTCCGTTCGTTGTGCGATGCATTCTTCGAAAAGAAGAGTGAATTCTTTAAGGGCGTGAGAGGCGAAATGGACGAAAATCTGGACAAGAAACGTGCATTGACAGAACAAGCAAAAGCCCTAAAAGATAGTACAGACTGGAAGTCTACAACAGATAAGTTGATTGCTATACAGAAAGAGTGGAAGACTATAGGGCCTGTGCCTCGCAAATATTCGGATGCTATATGGAAAGAATTTGTAACGGCTTGCGATTATTTCTTCGAACAAAAGAAGAAGAATGAGTCTTCTCAGAAGAGCGAAGAATTGGACAACCTGGCTGCTAAAAAAGAAATAATAGAGAAGATCAAAAATGTTGATCAGTCTTTGGATTCATCTGAACTTATCGCTAAGGTGCGTGAGTTAGCAGACGAATGGCATAAGATCGGTTTTGTTCCATTCAAAGAAAAGGATAAAATTTATAAAGAATTCCATCAGGCTGTTGATGCTCATTATGATCGTCTTAAAGTAGATAAGACAGAACGTCGCTTCGAATCCTTCAAGTCGAATATAAAAGACATCTCAAAACAGGATAATCCTAAGAGAGCTTTATACAGAGAGCGTGATCATTTGATGCATCAGTACAATAAAGTAAAATCAGATCTTCAGACTTATGAAAACAACATGAACTTCCTGTCTATTTCGTCTAAAGGGGCTAGTGGACTGTTGAAGGACGTAAATAATAAGATTGAAAAGCTGAAAGAAGAAATGGAGTTGCTTGTTAAGAAAATAGAGGCTCTTGATGAGAACCTGAATGAATTGGAAAAGTAG